In one window of Chryseobacterium sp. JV274 DNA:
- a CDS encoding vWA domain-containing protein has translation MSWSLGNYWYLFLLLLLPLLAFFLIRFLQWRNKKREIFAASQFHDNLFEKRSGFTKFFPALYLLGTLFLIFSIIDLLNGSEEVKSTQKLNNVIFMLDVSNSMNAEDIDPSRLAEAKNLMTATMKKMNNDKVGIVIFAGHAMSIMPLTTDYNSAETYISGIETNSMQIQGTDFLKGMQAAADKFKNVSKGSRKVILLSDGEDNEGNDNAAIRLANKEGISVTSVGIGTDEGAPVPEYVFGQLMGYKTDVNGGTVISKRQTEALKKMAESTDGTYIDGNNINEAPDRIVDAVNKKSAGAETMVKSQNANHYYQYFLGVSILFFFLIYIFNPKKDFNV, from the coding sequence ATGAGTTGGTCTTTAGGAAATTATTGGTATTTATTTTTACTGTTGCTTCTGCCGCTGTTAGCTTTCTTTTTGATCCGTTTCTTACAATGGAGAAACAAAAAAAGAGAAATTTTTGCAGCCAGCCAGTTTCACGATAACTTATTTGAAAAGAGATCAGGATTCACGAAGTTTTTTCCTGCATTATATTTATTAGGAACATTGTTTCTGATATTTTCCATCATTGATCTTTTGAATGGTTCAGAAGAGGTGAAAAGTACCCAGAAACTGAACAATGTGATCTTTATGCTGGATGTATCCAATTCTATGAATGCTGAGGATATAGACCCAAGCCGCCTTGCAGAAGCTAAAAACCTGATGACGGCTACAATGAAGAAAATGAATAATGACAAGGTGGGTATTGTCATCTTTGCCGGACATGCAATGTCTATCATGCCTCTTACCACAGATTATAATTCTGCAGAGACTTATATCAGCGGGATTGAAACCAATTCTATGCAGATTCAGGGGACGGATTTTCTAAAAGGGATGCAGGCTGCCGCGGATAAATTTAAAAATGTAAGCAAAGGATCAAGAAAAGTAATCTTGCTGAGTGATGGTGAAGATAACGAAGGGAACGATAATGCAGCGATAAGACTGGCAAATAAAGAGGGTATAAGCGTTACTTCTGTAGGAATTGGTACCGACGAAGGAGCCCCGGTTCCGGAATATGTATTTGGGCAGCTGATGGGGTACAAAACAGATGTGAACGGTGGAACAGTTATTTCAAAGAGACAGACTGAAGCCTTAAAGAAAATGGCAGAATCTACAGACGGAACTTATATTGATGGCAATAATATCAATGAAGCTCCGGACAGAATTGTTGATGCAGTCAATAAAAAGTCTGCAGGTGCTGAAACCATGGTGAAATCACAGAATGCCAATCATTATTATCAATATTTCCTTGGAGTATCTATTCTGTTTTTCTTTTTAATTTATATTTTTAATCCGAAAAAGGATTTTAATGTGTAG
- a CDS encoding DUF58 domain-containing protein — MQIKDIVKKVKQIEIRTRKKTEAALMGQYHSAFKGQGMTFSEVRPYQFGDEIRRIDWNKTARFREPFVKVMEEERELTMMILVDISASMDYGTKVQLKREYVAEIAASLGFSAAGNNDKVGLILFADKVYKVIPPQKGRKHILSIISNILTADYVPAESRIDKAMEYMMGIFKRKSLVFLFSDFGDEYDSKMLRVASKKHQLLGMRIYDEKDNEIPDVGYARLLDVETGKEIWANTSSARWRYTFAEAQKQKLRALEEDFANSSASFMNINTGSDYSKLLYNYFQKK; from the coding sequence ATGCAGATAAAAGATATTGTAAAAAAAGTAAAGCAGATTGAAATCCGTACCAGAAAAAAGACGGAGGCTGCTTTGATGGGGCAATATCACAGCGCTTTTAAAGGGCAGGGGATGACTTTCTCTGAAGTTCGTCCTTACCAGTTTGGAGATGAAATCAGAAGAATCGACTGGAATAAAACTGCAAGATTCCGTGAGCCATTCGTAAAAGTAATGGAGGAAGAAAGGGAATTGACGATGATGATTCTTGTTGATATTTCTGCTTCCATGGATTATGGTACGAAAGTTCAGCTGAAAAGAGAATATGTAGCCGAAATAGCAGCAAGCCTAGGATTTTCAGCAGCCGGAAACAATGATAAAGTAGGATTGATCCTGTTTGCTGATAAAGTATATAAAGTAATTCCTCCTCAAAAAGGAAGAAAACATATTCTTTCCATTATCAGTAATATTCTGACCGCAGATTATGTTCCGGCAGAATCCAGAATAGACAAAGCTATGGAATATATGATGGGGATTTTTAAAAGGAAATCTTTGGTTTTTCTGTTTTCAGATTTTGGAGATGAATATGATTCCAAAATGCTGAGAGTAGCTTCAAAGAAGCATCAGTTGTTGGGAATGAGGATTTATGATGAAAAAGATAATGAAATTCCTGACGTAGGATATGCCCGTTTACTTGATGTGGAAACCGGAAAAGAAATATGGGCCAATACTTCCAGCGCAAGATGGCGGTATACCTTCGCTGAAGCTCAAAAACAAAAGCTGAGAGCTCTGGAAGAAGATTTTGCCAACAGCTCTGCCAGTTTTATGAATATTAATACCGGCTCAGATTATTCAAAATTGTTGTATAATTATTTTCAGAAAAAATAA
- a CDS encoding VWA domain-containing protein, whose translation MFNFEFYSPWFLLLFLLFIPLLIKDTGKQRRKGIKVPTIKNMDHSDGIQGVLFLLKISKYIILSALIIAMARPRTFTISQDRDDTKGVDIMLSIDVSLSMLAKDLNPDRITALKDIAVKFVQKRPNDRIGVVAYAAEAFTKVPVTSDHQVVVDEIKNLNSAGLEPGTAIGEGLSVAVNHLVKSKAKSKVVILMTDGVSNIQNAIPPQVAAELAKNNNIKVYAIGIGTNGYALMPTSQDIFGDLIFTETEVTIDENTLKEIAQTTGGKYFRATSNSSLEEIYDEINQLEKSDVKVSKLYNYEEYFKIFLWIALGMLVFDALLRWVFYKILS comes from the coding sequence ATGTTTAATTTTGAATTTTACAGCCCATGGTTCTTGTTACTTTTTCTATTGTTTATCCCACTTTTAATTAAGGATACCGGAAAACAGAGAAGAAAAGGTATAAAAGTGCCTACCATAAAAAATATGGACCATAGCGATGGAATCCAGGGTGTACTTTTTTTACTGAAAATCTCAAAGTATATTATTCTTTCTGCCTTGATTATTGCCATGGCCAGACCGAGAACGTTTACGATTTCTCAGGACAGGGATGATACAAAAGGAGTAGATATTATGCTGTCCATTGACGTTTCGTTAAGTATGCTTGCAAAGGATCTGAATCCCGACAGAATTACAGCATTGAAAGATATTGCTGTAAAATTTGTTCAGAAACGTCCCAATGACAGAATTGGAGTGGTAGCTTATGCTGCAGAAGCCTTTACCAAAGTTCCGGTTACTTCAGATCATCAGGTGGTGGTTGATGAAATTAAAAACCTGAATTCTGCAGGTCTTGAACCTGGTACGGCTATCGGAGAAGGTCTTTCTGTTGCAGTGAATCATTTGGTTAAAAGTAAAGCAAAAAGTAAAGTGGTGATCCTGATGACGGATGGGGTAAGCAATATCCAGAATGCCATTCCTCCACAGGTTGCAGCTGAGCTGGCAAAAAATAATAATATAAAAGTATATGCAATCGGAATCGGTACCAATGGGTATGCTCTGATGCCGACATCGCAGGACATTTTTGGAGATCTTATCTTTACGGAAACGGAAGTGACTATTGATGAAAATACCTTGAAAGAAATTGCACAGACTACAGGAGGGAAATACTTCAGAGCAACCTCAAACAGTAGTCTGGAAGAAATATATGATGAGATCAACCAGCTGGAAAAATCTGATGTGAAAGTTTCCAAACTGTACAATTATGAAGAATATTTCAAGATATTTCTTTGGATTGCTTTAGGAATGTTGGTATTTGACGCATTATTGAGATGGGTGTTTTATAAAATTTTAAGCTGA
- a CDS encoding GNAT family N-acetyltransferase: MSNVLIRKAVLEDCASMLDLIKELAEYEKALHEVTVTLDEFIQDGFGVTPVWGAFVAEFEGEIVGISLYYDRYSTWKGRRLYLEDLVVTERLRGKQIGKMLLDATLEYGKSKNYSGMVFQVLNWNEPAINFYKKYSPKFDNEWLNVSIELKD; the protein is encoded by the coding sequence ATGAGTAATGTACTAATCAGAAAAGCAGTTCTGGAGGACTGTGCTTCCATGCTGGATTTAATTAAAGAGCTGGCGGAATATGAAAAAGCATTGCATGAAGTAACGGTGACGCTGGATGAATTTATTCAGGATGGTTTTGGAGTTACTCCGGTCTGGGGAGCTTTTGTGGCAGAATTTGAAGGTGAAATAGTGGGAATATCGCTGTATTATGACAGATATTCAACATGGAAAGGAAGAAGGCTGTATCTTGAAGATCTTGTTGTGACAGAAAGACTGAGAGGAAAACAGATCGGAAAAATGCTGCTTGATGCTACGCTGGAATATGGAAAATCAAAAAACTACAGTGGAATGGTGTTCCAGGTATTGAACTGGAATGAGCCAGCCATCAATTTTTATAAAAAATACAGTCCGAAGTTTGATAACGAATGGTTGAATGTATCTATTGAGTTGAAAGATTAA
- a CDS encoding BatD family protein yields MRKILLILSFLICANAFSQILSSNVEKKTLALGEINHITIKIDNLNEQQVTSAPKNELLPFHFEETKDSIGQTANSYERKIEFAVFDEGKFTIPELEFKVGDKVLKTIPYEIDVINTAQKADQINDIMSNKQVKLDAKDYWELYKFYILAALAGIALIIAIVMIVKWGRKSKSSPVIATNQTLKELDSLKKKKYIEGGNFRSFYVELIDISRTFITKQYHLPADVLLTDDLIDVMKKNNTISQDNEKIIEDVFLRGDLVKFAKTFPDQNTMETDFANIRDFVKRSSKDLEFENLRKDV; encoded by the coding sequence TTGAGAAAAATACTTTTAATATTATCTTTTCTGATCTGTGCGAATGCTTTTTCACAGATATTATCCTCTAACGTAGAAAAGAAAACCCTTGCTCTTGGAGAAATCAATCATATTACCATAAAGATTGATAATCTTAATGAGCAGCAGGTAACTTCCGCTCCGAAAAATGAACTGCTCCCTTTTCATTTTGAAGAAACCAAAGACAGTATCGGGCAGACGGCCAATTCTTACGAAAGAAAGATTGAATTTGCTGTTTTCGACGAAGGGAAGTTTACTATTCCGGAACTGGAATTCAAAGTAGGAGATAAAGTACTTAAAACTATTCCTTATGAAATAGATGTCATTAATACGGCTCAGAAAGCAGATCAGATCAATGATATCATGAGTAATAAGCAGGTGAAACTTGACGCTAAGGATTATTGGGAGCTTTACAAGTTTTATATTCTGGCAGCACTCGCAGGTATTGCTTTAATCATTGCTATTGTTATGATTGTAAAATGGGGCAGGAAATCCAAAAGTTCTCCGGTAATAGCTACCAATCAGACTTTGAAAGAGCTTGACTCACTTAAAAAGAAAAAATATATTGAAGGAGGAAACTTCCGTTCATTCTATGTTGAACTGATCGATATTTCCAGAACCTTCATTACCAAACAATACCATCTTCCTGCAGATGTTCTTCTTACAGATGACCTTATTGATGTCATGAAAAAGAACAATACAATTTCACAGGACAACGAAAAAATAATAGAGGATGTATTCCTGAGAGGAGATCTGGTGAAATTTGCCAAAACCTTCCCTGATCAAAATACAATGGAAACCGATTTTGCCAATATCAGAGATTTTGTGAAAAGATCATCCAAAGATTTAGAATTCGAAAACTTAAGAAAGGATGTTTAA
- a CDS encoding AAA family ATPase, which produces MSEIYQAEDIRQLTEKVKEKNYLFSLLRQEINKVIIGQDYMVDRLLVGLLGNGHVLLEGVPGLAKTLAIKTLADAVHGEFSRIQFTPDLLPADVVGTMIYNIKDNDFSIKKGPVFANFVLADEINRAPAKVQSALLEVMQEKQVTIGDETMKLPKPFLVLATQNPIDQEGTYLLPEAQSDRFMLKCTIDYPSFEDERQVMRMVSTSHQPTVKPVISLQDIVDAKELINQIYLDEKIEKYILDMVFATRYPENYGLSDLKNYISFGASPRASINLAIASRAYAFLKGRAFVIPEDVKALAKDVLRHRIGLTFEAEAEEVSSEEIVNRILAKIQAP; this is translated from the coding sequence ATGTCAGAGATATATCAAGCTGAAGATATCCGCCAATTGACGGAAAAAGTAAAAGAAAAAAACTACTTATTTTCTCTTCTGAGACAGGAAATCAACAAAGTTATTATTGGGCAGGATTACATGGTAGACCGTCTTTTGGTAGGGCTTTTGGGGAATGGTCACGTTCTTCTTGAAGGGGTGCCGGGATTGGCTAAAACCCTTGCCATAAAAACGTTGGCAGATGCTGTTCATGGTGAATTTTCAAGAATTCAGTTTACACCGGATTTGCTTCCTGCAGACGTAGTGGGAACCATGATTTACAATATCAAAGACAATGATTTTTCTATAAAAAAAGGTCCTGTATTCGCGAACTTTGTACTGGCAGATGAGATCAACCGTGCGCCGGCAAAAGTGCAGTCGGCTCTTTTGGAGGTAATGCAGGAAAAGCAGGTGACCATTGGTGATGAAACAATGAAGCTGCCGAAGCCGTTCCTGGTATTGGCAACCCAAAACCCCATTGATCAGGAAGGAACTTATTTGCTGCCTGAAGCACAGAGTGACCGTTTTATGTTGAAATGTACCATAGATTATCCTTCTTTTGAAGATGAAAGACAGGTAATGAGAATGGTTTCAACTTCACATCAGCCGACTGTGAAACCTGTGATTTCTCTTCAGGATATTGTAGATGCAAAAGAATTGATCAACCAGATTTACCTGGATGAGAAAATTGAAAAATATATTCTGGATATGGTTTTTGCAACGCGTTATCCGGAAAATTACGGTCTTTCTGATCTTAAAAATTATATCAGCTTTGGGGCGTCTCCAAGAGCATCTATTAACCTTGCTATCGCTTCAAGAGCATATGCATTCCTAAAGGGAAGAGCCTTTGTGATTCCTGAAGATGTAAAAGCATTGGCAAAAGATGTATTGAGACACAGAATAGGCTTGACTTTCGAGGCTGAAGCAGAAGAAGTTTCATCAGAAGAAATCGTTAATAGAATTTTAGCAAAAATCCAGGCCCCGTAA
- a CDS encoding tetratricopeptide repeat protein, translating to MNTKIIFLSFIVVISFSGFMSGQENYRNLVHEGNQKFDGKDYDGASSKYMEAIKSNDKDFTAHYNMGNALYKSKKYEEAKTEFEKAEKLSQTLPDKTAALHNLGNAYMQMNQPEKAADFYKKALKQDPYSEVTRKNYEIAKLKEKEKEQQKNQENNSGKGGGGNDQNKGDDQKGDKDKKQDQGNGPQNEGKSDQGDNPKQNQNNEGRMPKNLENAILDKINEKEKETARRILNKNSYSMPESNEKDW from the coding sequence ATGAATACTAAAATCATATTTTTATCGTTTATTGTTGTCATCTCGTTCTCAGGCTTCATGTCTGGGCAGGAAAACTACAGGAATTTAGTTCATGAAGGCAACCAGAAATTTGACGGTAAAGATTATGACGGAGCCTCCTCAAAATATATGGAAGCAATAAAATCTAATGATAAAGATTTTACTGCTCACTATAATATGGGGAATGCTCTCTATAAAAGTAAAAAATACGAAGAGGCAAAGACGGAGTTTGAAAAAGCAGAGAAACTTTCACAAACACTTCCTGATAAGACTGCCGCTCTTCATAATTTAGGGAATGCTTATATGCAGATGAACCAGCCGGAAAAAGCGGCTGATTTTTATAAGAAAGCTCTGAAGCAGGATCCCTACAGTGAGGTAACCAGAAAAAATTATGAGATTGCCAAACTGAAAGAGAAAGAAAAAGAACAACAAAAGAACCAAGAGAATAACTCAGGAAAAGGCGGCGGCGGAAATGATCAGAACAAAGGTGACGATCAGAAAGGTGACAAAGACAAAAAACAGGATCAAGGAAATGGCCCGCAAAACGAAGGTAAAAGCGACCAGGGGGATAATCCTAAGCAGAATCAGAATAATGAAGGCAGAATGCCTAAGAATCTTGAAAATGCGATCTTAGATAAAATAAACGAAAAAGAAAAAGAAACCGCCAGAAGAATTTTAAACAAAAATTCTTATTCGATGCCTGAAAGCAACGAGAAAGATTGGTGA